One Pelmatolapia mariae isolate MD_Pm_ZW linkage group LG1, Pm_UMD_F_2, whole genome shotgun sequence genomic window, taaaaatagaagCTGAGCAGGAAGTGGTCCAGAGGTGCAGAAGGAGGTGACCTTTGAAGGAAAAGATGCCagatttaagtttttattttttcatacgTGGAGCTGTGGatactattattattagttttcaCAATCCAGGCGCATATTCCAAGTGGAAACagagaacaacaaacaacatgTACATCTGACAAACTCTGGAGTTTCCTCTAGATCTGATGACATCACAAACTCCCTTTTAGCTTTGCAGTTAGTGAGTAAATGAGAGCATTCAAACCTCTGCTGAGCAGTGCCGGGCctagaaaacaaaataatgcaCCATgaacacactttctcacagttttgGCTTACGTgcgttgtttttttctgaatgatTATTGTGAAACCCTCCAGTTTATTCTGAGTACTGCTTGATTCGTCCTGCAGAGGGCAGAAAGTTACTGAAAACGTTTACTGTACTTCAGGAAATTCATCAAACGTCTCTGACAAATATCTTTGCGTTTCATATTAATAGCATAACTGAGCAGCTCATCCTGTACACTTACTTTCACATGTGGTAAACTGTAGTAAACACTGAGAAGCTTCACCTTTCATCAGTCTATCTATATCAGATATCCTTGTGAGGATTTCAGCACATCAGGATGTTAATAAATGTCTAATCTAAGAGATCTAAGTCTGTCTGAGAGCACTGTTGTAATGATTGGTGGTCCCCAAGACAAAGTCAGTACATCAAGCCAATAAAAACCCTGCAACCCTCTTTTCATGTTATTCAGATCAGAGCGGAGCTGTGCTGAGAAATCACACTGTAGCTGAAAACCCCCCCAAACAGAATCAGAGGAAGGAGCAACTCACCCGTCAGGTCCTGCTCTGACAAACTCTGCAGGTCTCTGGAGACCTGGTTCAAGCTCGAGTTCAGGTTCTTCACTCTGCTGTGGATGTCGTCCTGGCCGTTCTGGATAAAGTCCAGCAGACCTCCATGACGGATAACGGTGTCATTCAGACCAGAAACACACGTCCACAAACTCGAAACGTGTTTGTTCAGTCCTAAACACGGAAAACATCAAAACACCAAAATCAGCACGAGGAACATATGTTCTTCTTTCTCGTGTAACATGACACACTGGGTACGCGGCAGTACCCTCAACTTTTTCCTCACGTCATCCAGTTGAAGACGTCAGGacagaaaaaacacagtgaaagaTATTTCCAGAGAAATGAGAAGCTCACTTTCTCTGAATTCCAGCTGAAGAACTCACTTTCTGACCACAGCAACACAGCTGGAGCACAGCTGCATCAGCTGTCGGTCCGCAGCACGAGTTTTTACTTGGAGTTTTTATTTGCACATATTGGGCACTGTAGTGTCCCAGTAAGGACACGGTGCCAGCACAGTGTTGTAAATATATCCTGCAACATGTAAGTACATAGAGTGTACACAAagatgaactactgttacatccGTCTGGTTTATTATGGTTAGCAAAAAGTAGTTACTTTAATTAGCGGAAGTGATAACTAGCAGACAGGTAAACATTCTAGCTGACCACCTGCAACTCAGAGTAGTATCTATACCAGGGAAAGATGGAGTAAATATCCTTTCTAACAGATACACgggttagaaaaaaaacaacataatctCCTCTTCCTGAATTATTGTCCTGCTTATTCACAAAGCAAGTCTACATGGGAAAACAATTTCTTATGAACgatgaaactgtttttatttttccttgatTGATTTCTATTTTTACCCGATTTCAATATGTTCTCCATGTTCATTCATCTGAACCTCAGTGAGGCACGGAGACACCGGCAcacatgttgtgtttgttaCCAGCTCAAATACAAATTTGCATGTCCAAGATGAAAACACATGATAGGCTTTTTAAAGGAAGAGTAAACATAGACATGACCATCAAAATGAAGCATACCTTCCTTGattttgaggatggagtcagAGACCCCATCCAGCCGTCCGCAAACTCCCTCCAGCTTCGACAGCCTCTTCTCAAGCCCGTCCCCAGACCTCTTACAGTCTCCCATCTCAAGCACTGTACTCTCAAATCGCCGAATGTCCCTGTCCATCTTATCCAGACGTTTCCGGTTGTCTTCGATGTGCTCTGTCAGCTCCTGCTGGACTTTGTCTATCTCAGAGATGATCTTATCCTTAGTATTTCCTGTCAGGATTTAGAGGGTGACAGAGTGAACACTACCTGGAGGCATTTAATGCAAAGCTATGTTTGTTCCCGAGCTCGGCTCACCGAGGTCCGTGATGACGCTGTCGTGTTTCTGCACCGTGTGCTCCAGACCCTTCAGGGTGTCGTTGATGGAGCTGAAGGTGAGGATGACATTGGACAGTTCGCCCTGCAGCGTTTTCAGGTGGTTATTGTTGATGCCTTCAATCACGCTATGGCCGTCTAAAGGCTTCGCAGGATCCAGCTGCCCACTGTTGTCATCTGTGCCACCAGGTCTAGCATGATCAACACCTATTGGGGATTGAATTTGCCTATGAATTAAGTGTTCAagtggtaaaaacaaaaatatatatttaattaaacTTTGCTTTacaggatttttttcccccttaaaaTATGTTGATGCTTGAAAAAAGCAGTATCAGAAATGACTGTATTTTGGTCAGGTAGCATCGATCTTTCCACTCAGGAGCTCACAGCAGCTCCACCATCAGAGCGAACCATGCAAATAACATGTCTTCAGAGGCAAATAAAAGAGGCTTCTAATGCAGGATGCCCTGGTGCATAACTGCAGTTTAACAAGTTGAAATAAGAAGATGCATTTCATCTTTGTAGATTATTCGAATGCAGATGATTCGACATAGCTCAAACACACGTCGGATCATCTCCTCTCTACAGTTCTGAATCCTCTTAATTCATCTTTTATTTAGTTAGCTGTAGTTTTCGCACTGAAACAGCAGAGCTTGGCCACATAATGAAAAGACTCCAGAATATTCCTTCTGCAGACTCATCTCTGCGGTCACAGGATTACGAATACGGGGGTGGAAATCAGTTTTGGATGTGACTGTGCTGTAGACGGTTTCAAGATGCAGTGCTAAAAATCACAGCGGGgaataaatgtttatatttttatatctccACCAGGGATAGAAATAATTTAACACAGGGACAGAAATGTAGTGAGGAAAATCCCCCATTCCACCCAGCAAATCCCCGAGTATTACATCAGAAGAAACTTTGAGCAGACATAATAGACTAATAGAAGCTGTTACCACTTTACTCCATTTACTTTATTACTGAGATCCGTTCTAAAATTCATGGACATCCTGTTAGAGCTCTGTCtgccctgtgtgaaaaacagACAATTAAAACTGCCCACAGGATTCTCCAAGATCCCTCACATATTTTACATTCTGTGTTTGAGTGGCTCCCATCTGGGTCCAGGATTTAGGACACGGAGAAAGAGAGGCACTGTTTCCCTACAGCGGTCCAGACTTTGAACTGGTACATCCCTACCAGTTCTTTTATAACTGAACAGCTCACTGTACCTGAACTGTGATCAGTTATTTTAGATCacatttacattatttatttatttatttattacatttatgtttgtttgatgttttgtgtctcaTGTGATGTTCTCTGTTCCTTTTTAATCTCTTATTTGGGTATAAatactgtgtttttaaaaagttgaatgCCTATTCCTATAACAGCTTTTGCttataaaattaaaaagctATTCCAAAAGTTTGACACTGAACTGAAGACAGTGACAATATTGTCTGAAATAAAGGAGATGaacttaagtttaaaaaaaaaaatagatctgACCTGTGGTCATGTCCGGGTTGCTCTTACATTGGTTGGTGCACCTCCTGACATCATCCCTCAGAACACTGACTTCACTCTGCAGGTCTGAGCACATCTGGAAGCAGCTGTCTCCCTCTGAGTCCAGTCTGTTCTGGATTCTGTCGATGTGGTTCTGAATATTTGATAGTGCATTCTGGGAATAATTCTTCATCTTCTGCAGCTCTTCCTCCACCTTCCCGCACAGCTCGCAGTCCTCACCCAGCATCTCCACCACCGTCACGATTCGGTTAAAGTGTTCTCCGTGATCACCAGTCAGGGCTTTGATTTTACCGACGTCATCGGTCAGATCCAAAACCTGGttattgatttaaatattaacaatTGAGATGACTGCATAGTCACAAAATCTGAGCTTCTTTGACACAAAAGTCAGTTTATAATCCACACATCACAGTTTTAATTTAAGTGTGTTGATTAATATTGCAAACTTTGTGAAATAAGATTAAAACATCCAACCAAGCAGCAACTTTtaggaataaaaaaacaacacaaaataaaatctgCCAAGAAACTGCAGTTCCTAGAAATGGCCACTGGAGGCAATGTTAAAGTTCCCAACTCTACAGCAGAAAAACATGTCTACAGCCTGGTTTGATAAGTAGTGTCAGTCTATACAGCTAGCTTACTTCTTCGTAACATCTCTGTggggtgtttttttaatgaataaccATTTGAAAGTTTAAAGTTATACAGCATTTTGGGTGGGACCGCTTCAACTAGCACAGAAATGCTAACAGGTGACCGTGAAagctagctgtctgctaaacTTCATGTCAGCTCATTGAGGTCACTAAACCCACCCTCTCAATCCTGTTAGAGctgttggtgccttttggagcttttaaaataacattattttGAATAATAAGACTTTCTGTTGCACATCAAGAGTCTTTGAGTTATTGTGAAAAATGATTTTCTTTGGCTCAGGAGTCCAATCTAGTCGATGCGCTATAGTGTTAAGGTGTTTATACAGAGGACATTTATTTGAACATGTAAGGAATTCTTAATCTGTCCTGTAATTATCTGTTGTGCTGAGCCAGATGTGTGACCCACCTTGTCATACAGAGAGTCTCCGGACATCGACAGGTCTTTGAGTCGAGTGTTGAAATGTCGAATCTGATCCTCGTTAGCCACCACTCTCCACTCCAGAGACTTCTTTGTTGAATTGTCTCTTTCTCCTCCCGTTCCCGGTAATCCTCCCCCGGTACCTCCCCAGCGTCCTCCTCCCCCTgtacttcctcctcctcctcctcctccggctCCCCACGTCCCACCTCCATTTCCTTCTCCTGTTGATCCACCCCCTCCTGCTCCCCAACTTCCACCTCCATATCCCCCGTCACCTCTCCctcttccttctcctcctcctccttgttcAGACACTACAGAGCCACACTTCTCCAGCCTCCAGTTCATTTGGGAGGTGGTGTTTTCTAGTTTCGACAGCCGCTTGTCATGATCACTTATGCTGTCCTTGACCTGCTCCACGTCCAGCTCCACGTCTGTGATCCTGTCGGCCTGGTCATCAAACCGCTCCAGAAACACGGACCTCAGCTCGCCCAGTTCTCTGTGGAAGTAGTCTTTCACATCGTTCTCTAGGTATGTGCAGCTCTCTTCAGTTTTCTGCATAGTGCTGTTGACCCGTCGCTCCAGATCCTTCAGTCGGTTGTTCAGGCGTTCCTCTGTTACCACGGCATCCCTACCACGCCCGCCGGTTTCACCGCCAACAGGTAACCCTTGTCCTCTGGACCCAGTGTTTTCGCTGCTACTGGTGCCACCTTGTCCACTGAGCTCCCTGTCCAGGCGGTTCTGCAGAATATCAAAGTTCTCAGAGGCCGTGCTGATCTTGCGTTCAGCATCAGTTACGCGGTCTTGGAGGTCACTGATGATGTCGCAACATCCCTGCGAACGCACTACCTCCCGCCGCAGCCCGTCCAGGCTCTGCCGATACTGGGCGTCCATGGCGTTCATCTGCTTCTCCAGAGCTCGAATCCTCTCAcggtcctgctgctgctgtttgcgcAGATCCTCCACGCCGGCCTGAAAACATCCAGCAGTGAATTTAATCTTACTGAAAGACACCGGCTAGAAAGATTTTGGAATATCGGCTTATTAAAGTTGTCTGATACTTGGCAGGAGGAGCAGGACAGCGacactctcctctccagctcGCTCAGGATCTCCTCCTTCAGTGAGTTCAGCCGTCCTTCACTTAACGATCCTCCAGACACACCTCCCTCCAACTCATTACCTTTCCCGTTTACCAGGTGGTTGTTGATGCTGACCAGGGTTTTATCGTGAGCCTGTTGAAGGTGATACAGTTTCTGATTAAAACaccagcacaaacacaaacagcataaaacatattttcctgttttagctTCTTTACTCAGTCCACATAACCTCCCAGTAAAGCTGAAAACCAGCTCACCTGTGTGCGGTTGTCCAGCTGGTCCAGTTTGGTCTGAATGCTGTGAATCGTCTCTTTAATCTCGGGCTGAGCGGCATCCGCAGGGTTTCTTCCTCCTGAGCTTCCTCCACCAAATCCATTCCTGCCGCCCTCCTCCTGTAAGCGCTCATTCATGGTGCTCATGGTGGACTGAAGGTCCTGGAGATTTTTTGTAAGACTGCGGATCTTCTCCTCCAGCTGTCTCATCTTCTCGTTGTCTGCTCGTTAAGGAAAGAAATGAAGCAGCGGTTACAGAAActcttaataaaataaaagagttTCTCTCTTATTTCCATTTTTATCATTCTTTAGAATAGACAGAATCCTGTCACAGCACCAAGAGACACTTTCAGTCATTCATagtttttatttcacacattaAACAAACAGCTGCTAAGAATTTCCAGCAGTAGCTTCCTGACAGCAGTCACCACTGTCACACACAACCAGCTGCTTCTTTTACACAAATGCAAGCTTTGGTTTGGTTTCACACTTCTCACTTCTCTTGGAAATAGATGCTTCTGCATGAAGATATCATATCATAAGTCTTTTACTGACTACAGTggtttgcaaaagtattcggcccccttgaacttgaattgcacgtgaaagaccaatacaacgtgtacaccactttgtattggtctttcacgtggaattccaataaaattgattcatatttgtggctgtaatgtgacaaaatgtggaaaagttcaaggggttcgaatacttttgcaagccactgtaattaGATGATGGTGTTTCACTGGCAAAGCTAGTGCCCCTGTTTGAAAAACAAAGGAGACGTGTGATCAGCACTATGCTACTGAGAACCgagttttctcctttttgcgAGCAGCTTTTAGCCGTTTGGTTGAATAGTGATTGATTTACGAAGTGAACTGGCTCTCACCAGAAGAAGTGAGCAAAGGCTGCAGATTAGCTTTGATCTACTAATATCGGATGCTACTGTTTGCTGCAGTTTGCTGATGATTACTGAGATGACagcaaagagagaaaataaagaacGATTCAGTGCATGATTGAGTTCCTGCTTCAGCTCTGGTTTTTATTGAGTCCATCTGGGTCTGGTGTCGAATGTTACGCCGTGTTAGATCCTAAGAACAAGGAGAATCTCACTGGGAATTCTCATAAAAGGAATCACCGCTGGTTTTTAAAGTGTCTACATTCAGTCCCATCTCATGGTGCAGCAGATGGACTGAGGATGTGCGTCTTTGTCTTCATGCACTCCAGCCACAGCTTTTCTTTAAACTGCCGAACTTCATGTTCTcacatgaataaaaaaacaaaatgaaaatccaCTTACCCGCGTTTCCTCCAGACTGTCCAGATCCAGAACTGCCTCCCCCATAACTATGCCCTCCTCCACCTTGTCCACTGGTCGTCCCCCCTCCCTGTCCGGGCTGAGGTCTGGTGGTGGATATCTGAGTCCCTACTCCACCAGCTGGACCAATGTTGCAGTCTGCTCcactgtaaccatggcaacatttCCAGTCCATCTCTGTCACCATTTTGTAGGCGACTTTGTAGCGCGGCCTCATGTAGGTCCGATAACTGCAGAGAACCAGGATGAGCGCAAACTGATGACTCTGATTCAcacactatgtgtgtgtgtgtgagtgtgtgtgtgtactcacaCCACCACCCGGCTGCACTGTCCACTCCCCCAGCTGCAGGGATGATAGTCAGGCTTCACGTAGGTttcaactccatcctcaaccaCACAACTCACCGTCTTTGTGACCACAAACGCACACCAGTTCCTGTTAGACGCACAAATATAACAGCAGAATCACAAAATGAGACAATCCCAAGTTAAACGCAGTAAACGTAAAAGCCAGAATAATCATGTGTTTGATTTGAAACTTCTAACATATATGATCATCAACCCAAATCTCAGTAATATAAAAcctatacaaaaaaaaaaaaatcagtacaaTTCAgttcaaaatctttttttaaaacgttGCTAGTTCATCTCAACGGGCTTTACAGGGAGGGAACCCCCAACATCTGACAGTCCCCTATTATACACACCCCTGCCCACTTAGCAACAGTtgggaggaagaactcccttttatcAGGAAGAGATGTCGAGTAGAACCCGGCTCACAACCTGCTGGGGTCGGGGTGGGAAGGACAAGAGAACAAAGAGGAGCGCAGAGAGATCACAAACAACAATCAGGACAGAATACAAAACTCAGGAGTGAGAAGACAAAAGTCAGTGACATGCAGTAGTGGATGTAACAGATGAGTAGAGATGGAGAAAAGCTCAGTGAATCACGATAAGTTCCTCAGCAGCCTGAGCCTATAGCAGGATAAGGGAGGGTTCAGTATCACCCGATCCAGCCCTGACTAtgagctttatcaaaaagatCTGAAAGCAGagatgtctgtctcctgaacccaaactgggagctggtccCACAGGAGAGGAGCCTGATCTCTGTTTTACTTCTGGAAACTCTAGAAACCAAAACGAAGCTCACactctgagagtgaagtgctatGACATCCTTAAGACCTCACAGCACATAACACAGTGTTACACTTTCATGCATAAATGCTCTGTTTAACAGTAAACCCACAAGCAGTATCTTAATAGAGCTTTGTAAAGGAGGTACTACACGTAATATTAAACCCGTGATTTGGGCAACTGTTAATGAAAGCAAAATCTTACTGCCAACATGAGCAATGCAACatcaaaagcataaaaataacaTGCACTCCCTTGAAATACCGttatcataaaataaaataaaggtaaaCGTTCCTAAATGTCATGGTTTAGAGAACTCAAGTCAGGCATATAACAAAAAG contains:
- the LOC134631806 gene encoding EMILIN-1-A-like — encoded protein: MAALPLLLLLVLWTCGHAKGAFPLRQSYNLYTNGHAHGARAASRHRNWCAFVVTKTVSCVVEDGVETYVKPDYHPCSWGSGQCSRVVVYRTYMRPRYKVAYKMVTEMDWKCCHGYSGADCNIGPAGGVGTQISTTRPQPGQGGGTTSGQGGGGHSYGGGSSGSGQSGGNADNEKMRQLEEKIRSLTKNLQDLQSTMSTMNERLQEEGGRNGFGGGSSGGRNPADAAQPEIKETIHSIQTKLDQLDNRTQAHDKTLVSINNHLVNGKGNELEGGVSGGSLSEGRLNSLKEEILSELERRVSLSCSSCQAGVEDLRKQQQQDRERIRALEKQMNAMDAQYRQSLDGLRREVVRSQGCCDIISDLQDRVTDAERKISTASENFDILQNRLDRELSGQGGTSSSENTGSRGQGLPVGGETGGRGRDAVVTEERLNNRLKDLERRVNSTMQKTEESCTYLENDVKDYFHRELGELRSVFLERFDDQADRITDVELDVEQVKDSISDHDKRLSKLENTTSQMNWRLEKCGGRWGGTGGGLPGTGGERDNSTKKSLEWRVVANEDQIRHFNTRLKDLSMSGDSLYDKVLDLTDDVGKIKALTGDHGEHFNRIVTVVEMLGEDCELCGKVEEELQKMKNYSQNALSNIQNHIDRIQNRLDSEGDSCFQMCSDLQSEVSVLRDDVRRCTNQCKSNPDMTTGVDHARPGGTDDNSGQLDPAKPLDGHSVIEGINNNHLKTLQGELSNVILTFSSINDTLKGLEHTVQKHDSVITDLGNTKDKIISEIDKVQQELTEHIEDNRKRLDKMDRDIRRFESTVLEMGDCKRSGDGLEKRLSKLEGVCGRLDGVSDSILKIKEGLNKHVSSLWTCVSGLNDTVIRHGGLLDFIQNGQDDIHSRVKNLNSSLNQVSRDLQSLSEQDLTGPPGPPGPQGPQGHPGERGFNGLPGLPGPSGYPGPQGEIGPPGPKGETGLPGADAQIPKLSFSAALTAPMDRAGTIVFDKVFVNEGNFYNPRTGIFTAPVDGNYYFSAVLTGHRNEKIEAVLSKSNYGMARVDSGGYQPEGLENNPVAEAKVNPGSLAVFSIILPLQTQDTVCIDLVMGKLAHSVEPLTIFNGMLLYEDK